A region of Odocoileus virginianus isolate 20LAN1187 ecotype Illinois chromosome 11, Ovbor_1.2, whole genome shotgun sequence DNA encodes the following proteins:
- the LOC139037346 gene encoding nascent polypeptide-associated complex subunit alpha, muscle-specific form-like gives MVRSGSPGRSRSRVPGPPRPPPPPRAPRRRPRPRPRPPPAAGSRPITAAASASPGGAKGKAGGAKGSRRWSPPPPPGPGATSTRPAPRPPPPGPPARPPRAPRALGAGHAPARAANANANARGPGARGGRAGRCRRREARIPAAAEAEGPGRSGGAGAGPAGPSSRGAPPPPRSSHRAAPARLVPAALAGRVAPTAGLPARPAPTPPPAPGSAACPPARPPVRAASGAAERLWGGLRPRRRRRRGARRTSSRRLAPARTERPALSSRRRPAPRPAPPRAAAPPRASSGAARRPQPSASQECARPPPPPPPRASPARLFQERALPPPALGTPPHSAVYRPALRPGTRIRSADLGPARPRLGFARLRSAPPVRDSAPFGSVRASPPEDRSAGAVAAPRAPHPVEAASCAAAKAPVPPPCRRQSPETHTGPPTTTANQLRGGRMRPAHPLPHASQPSPRVPHARDGDARQCDPSPTQDWDTQPDDMDYYRMAPPQRPHTGDRHHADCSGGPLERCRRDTATPKR, from the coding sequence aTGGTGCGCTCCGGCTCCCCAGGCCGCTCCCGCTCCCGCGTGCCCGGGCCCCCGcggcccccgccgccgccccgcgcgccccggcggcgcccccggccccggccccggccgccCCCCGCCGCCGGCTCCCGGCCGATCACGGCCGCGGCCTCGGCCTCGCCCGGGGGCGCGAAGGGGAAGGCGGGCGGGGCGAAGGGGTCCCGCCGCTggagcccgccgccgccgcccgggccCGGCGCCACATCCACGCGCCCCGcgccgcgcccgccgccgcccgGGCCCCCCGCGCGCCCCCCGCGCGCCCCCCGGGCCCTAGGCGCGGGGCatgccccagcgcgcgccgccaacGCCAACGCCAACGCTCGCGGGCCCGGGGCTCGCGGGGGGCGCGCGGGCAGGTGCCGGCGCCGCGAGGCGCGAATCCCCGCGGCGGCCGAGGCCGAGGGGCCCGGGAGGAGCGGGGGCGCGGGCGCGGGGCCCGCCGGGCCGTCCTCGCGcggcgcgccgccgccgccccgctcCTCCCACCGCGCGGCGCCCGCCCGGCTCGTCCCGGCGGCGCTGGCCGGCCGCGTTGCGCCCACCGCCGGCCTCCCGGCCCGGCCCGCGCCCACCCCGCCGCCCGCGCCCGGCTCCGCGGCCTGCccacccgcccgcccgcccgTGCGCGCGGCTTCCGGGGCGGCGGAGCGCCTGTGGGGCGGCCTCAgaccgcggcggcggcggcggcgcggggctcGGCGCACATCCTCCCGGCGGCTCGCTCCAGCTCGGACTGAGCGCCCGGCGCTGAGCTCacgccgccgccccgccccgcgtcccgccccgccccgcgccgccgccccgccccgagCGTCGTCTGGAGCCGCGCGTCGGCCTCAGCCGAGCGCCAGCCAGGAAtgcgcccgcccccccccccccccccccccccgcgcctCCCCGGCCCGGCTCTTCCAGGAACGCGCGCTCCCCCCGCCCGCGCTCGGCACTCCGCCTCACTCGGCCGTGTACAGGCCCGCCCTCCGGCCCGGGACTCGGATCCGCTCGGCTGATCTCGGGCCTGCCCGCCCGCGACTCGGCTTCGCTCGGCTACGCTCGGCCCCGCCCGTCCGGGACTCAGCCCCGTTCGGCTCCGTTCGGGCCAGCCCGCCGGAAGATCGCTCGGCGGGGGCGGTGGCTGCACCCCGGGCCCCCCATCCGGTGGAGGCCGCTTCCTGCGCGGCTGCGAAGGCGCCCGTCCCGCCGCCGTGTCGCCGCCAGAGCCCAGAAACCCACACAGGGCCCCCCACCACAACCGCAAACCAGCTGAGGGGCGGGCGGATGAGGCCTGCGCACCCTCTACCGCAcgcctcccagcccagcccccggGTTCCCCACGCACGTGACGGGGACGCCAGGCAATGTGACCCAAGTCCCACGCAGGACTGGGACACCCAGCCAGACGATATGGATTACTACAGGATGGCACCACCCCAGAGACCCCACACGGGAGACAGACACCATGCAGACTGTTCTGGGGGTCCCCTGGAGCGATGCAGGCGCGACACAGCAACCCCCAAAAGATGA